Proteins encoded within one genomic window of Brassica rapa cultivar Chiifu-401-42 chromosome A09, CAAS_Brap_v3.01, whole genome shotgun sequence:
- the LOC103837978 gene encoding 3-oxoacyl-[acyl-carrier-protein] reductase FabG, with the protein MSNPQTVRYIFTEVLTKLEPWRDLKDKVVLVTGASSGIGKEICLDLGKAGCKIIAAARRVDRLNSLCSDINSFGSTGTQATALEFDVASDAATIRKAVKEAWEVFGKIDVLINNAGIRGNVKSSLDLSEDEWDKVFRTNLTGPWLVSKYVCILMRDAKQGGSVINISSMAGVHRGMLPGAVAYACSKGGVDIMTRMMAIELGVYKIRVNSIAPGLFKSEITQGLMQKEWLKKVNERTVPLKMQQTVDPGVTSLVRYLIHDSAEYVSGNTYIVDSGASLPGLPIFSSL; encoded by the exons ATGAGCAATCCTCAAACTGTGAGATACATCTTTACTGAG GTGTTGACGAAGCTGGAGCCATGGCGTGACCTCAAAGACAAAGTGGTTCTTGTGACAGGAGCTTCCTCTGGTATAGGAAAAGAGATCTGTCTTGATTTGGGCAAAGCTGGTTGTAAGATTATCGCAGCAGCACGTCGTGTCGACCGCCTCAACTCTCTCTGCTCCGACATCAACAGCTTCGGCTCAACCGGAACACAAGCCACAGCTCTCGAGTTCGACGTGGCATCGGATGCAGCCACCATTCGAAAAGCGGTTAAGGAAGCTTGGGAAGTATTTGGAAAGATCGATGTGCTGATCAACAATGCCGGAATCAGAGGCAATGTCAAGTCGAGTTTGGATTTGTCGGAGGACGAGTGGGACAAAGTGTTCAGGACCAACTTAACCGGACCATGGTTAGTCTCCAAATACGTCTGTATTTTAATGCGTGACGCTAAACAAGGTGGCTCGGTGATTAACATATCTTCCATGGCTGGGGTTCACCGTGGTATGCTGCCTGGTGCAGTCGCTTATGCTTGTTCCAAAGGCGGAGTTGACATAATGACGAGGATGATGGCTATTGAGTTAGGTGTTTACAAGATCAGAGTGAACTCTATTGCGCCGGGGCTGTTCAAGTCAGAGATCACACAAGGTCTTATGCAGAAAGAGTGGCTCAAGAAGGTGAACGAGCGGACAGTCCCCTTAAAGATGCAACAGACCGTGGATCCGGGGGTTACCTCTCTCGTTCGGTATCTCATTCATGACTCTGCTGAATATGTCTCTGGCAATACATATATTGTTGATTCCGGAGCTTCATTACCCGGTCTGcctattttttcttctctttga
- the LOC103837979 gene encoding profilin-4 encodes MSWQTYVDEHLMCDVGDGQGHHLSSAAIIGHDGSVWAQSANFPQFKPQEMTDIMKDFDEPGHLAPTGLFLAGLKYMVIQGEPGAVIRGKKGAGGITIKKTGQSMVFGLYEEPVTPGQCNMVVERLGDYLVEQDL; translated from the exons ATGTCGTGGCAAACTTACGTTGATGAGCATTTGATGTGCGATGTCGGTGACGGCCAAGGTCACCACCTCAGCTCTGCCGCTATCATCGGCCATGACGGTAGCGTTTGGGCTCAGAGCGCTAATTTTCCTCAG TTCAAGCCTCAAGAGATGACAGATATCATGAAAGATTTCGATGAGCCTGGTCACCTCGCTCCCACAGGCTTATTCCTCGCAGGACTTAAGTATATGGTTATCCAAGGCGAGCCTGGTGCAGTCATCCGTGGCAAAAAG GGGGCTGGAGGAATCACAATCAAGAAGACAGGACAATCAATGGTGTTTGGTCTGTATGAAGAACCAGTGACTCCAGGACAATGTAACATGGTCGTTGAGAGGTTGGGTGATTACTTGGTCGAACAGGATCTCTGA
- the LOC103837981 gene encoding leucine-rich repeat extensin-like protein 4, which produces MNASTTLLTHCKKPQQNHFKTLFSFQASTFPKKHIRQQPTFNQASSCLSSFKEGTKKEMARKKKKGNNFKLLTLFLFLGTCLGDYGIGVGIGDGGAWVGGGGKQQTNAAYSALQSWKTAITEDPSGVLKTWVGEDVCSYKGIFCSGSSVTAIDLNKANLKGTIVKDLSLLSDLTILHLNSNRFSGPIPDSFRALESLQELDLSNNRFSGSFPQATIYIPNLIYLDLRFNSFTGSVPENLFNKQLDAILLNNNQFTGEIPRNLGYSSASVINLANNKLSGEIPTSFGISGSRLKEVLLLNNQLTGCIPESVGVFSEIEVFDVSFNSLMGHVPDTISCLSEIEVLNFAHNKFSGDLPDLVCSLRNLINLTVAFNFFSGFSSECSRASAGFDFTGNCIPGVGYQRPRPDCSVIAGGALSCLRIPAQPLTCAAILGLKVTSSP; this is translated from the coding sequence ATGAATGCTTCAACCACACTACTTACTCACTGTAAGAAACCTCAACAAAATCATTTCAAAACTTTATTCTCTTTCCAAGCTTCAACATTCCCCAAGAAACACATAAGACAGCAACCAACTTTTAATCAAGCTTCTTCTTGTCTGTCGAGTTTCAAAGAGGGGACAAAAAAAGAAAtggcgaggaagaagaagaaaggcaaCAACTTTAAGCTACTGACTCTGTTTCTGTTTCTTGGTACATGCCTTGGAGACTACGGCATTGGAGTCGGAATCGGCGACGGTGGAGCTTGGGTCGGCGGCGGCGGAAAGCAACAGACAAATGCAGCTTACAGTGCTCTTCAATCCTGGAAAACCGCGATTACAGAAGACCCATCTGGTGTTCTCAAGACATGGGTTGGTGAAGATGTCTGTTCTTACAAAGGAATCTTCTGTTCTGGTTCTTCTGTAACCGCCATCGATCTAAACAAAGCAAATCTCAAAGGCACCATCGTCAAAgacctctctcttctctcagaCTTAACCATCCTCCATCTCAACAGCAACAGATTCTCAGGCCCAATCCCAGATTCATTCAGAGCCTTGGAGTCTCTTCAAGAACTCGATCTCAGCAACAACAGATTCTCAGGCTCTTTCCCTCAAGCCACAATCTACATCCCTAACCTCATCTACCTCGATCTCCGGTTCAACAGTTTCACCGGTTCGGTTCCTGAGAATCTATTCAACAAACAGCTAGACGCGATTCTCCTCAACAACAACCAATTCACCGGAGAAATCCCCCGGAATCTCGGATACTCATCCGCATCTGTGATTAATCTGGCGAATAACAAATTATCCGGCGAAATACCGACGAGTTTCGGTATATCCGGTTCGAGATTGAAGGAGGTTCTTTTATTGAATAACCAGTTAACCGGTTGTATACCGGAATCGGTCGGGGTGTTTAGCGAAATTGAAGTGTTTGATGTTAGTTTCAATTCGTTGATGGGTCACGTCCCCGACACGATCTCTTGCCTGTCGGAGATCGAAGTTTTGAACTTCGCACATAATAAATTCTCCGGGGATCTTCCTGATTTGGTTTGTTCTTTGAGGAATCTGATAAATCTCACCGTTGCTTTCAACTTCTTCTCCGGGTTTAGCTCTGAGTGCTCGAGAGCCAGCGCTGGGTTTGATTTCACCGGGAATTGTATTCCCGGCGTAGGTTATCAGCGGCCGCGGCCCGATTGTTCGGTGATTGCAGGCGGCGCTTTGAGTTGCCTTAGGATTCCGGCGCAGCCGTTAACGTGCGCTGCGATCTTGGGATTGAAGGTGACTTCATCTCCatga
- the LOC103837982 gene encoding S-alkyl-thiohydroximate lyase SUR1: protein MSNEEPHANLVVPAFKTEKVAKTQTQNGLGTVWRFGGTDKAAKASTLTLRGVIYMLFDNCSRDVKKTVLPLGHGDPSVYPCFRTCIEAEDAVVNVLRSGKGNSYAPGAGILPARRAVAEYLNGDLPNKLTADDILLTAGCNQGVEIVFESLARPNANILLPRPVFPHYDARATYSGLEVRKFDLLPDKEWEIDLQGIEAIADENTVAIVVINPNNPCGNVYSHHHLQKVAETARKLGIMVITDEVYNQTIFGDNPVVPMAKFASIVPVLTLGGISKGWVVPGWKIGWIALNDPEGVFESTNVAQSIRQNLEITPDPSTIIQAALPEILEKTDKSFFAKKNKILKHNVELVCHWLKDIPCVICPKKPASCTYLLTKLELSLLEDIKDDTDFCVKLAREENLVFLPGEALGLKNWMRITIGVDAHMLEDALERLKGFCTRHARKTYIN, encoded by the exons ATGAGCAACGAAGAACCACATGCCAACCTTGTGGTTCCCGCGTTTAAAACTGAGAAAGTGGCTAAAACGCAAACTCAGAATGGCCTCGGTACCGTTTGGCGGTTCGGTGGAACCGATAAGGCCGCGAAAGCCTCGACCTTAACGCTGAGAGGCGTTATCTACATGCTGTTCGACAACTGCAGCAGGGACGTCAAAAAGACAGTTTTGCCACTCGGCCATGGAGATCCTTCCGTTTACCCTTGCTTCCGCACCTGTATCGAGGCTGAAGACGCCGTCGTCAACGTCCTCCGCTCAGGCAAAGGCAACTCTTATGCTCCTGGAGCTGGGATTCTCCCGGCCAGAAG AGCCGTGGCCGAATATCTGAATGGAGATCTTCCAAACAAGTTAACGGCGGACGACATCTTACTGACCGCTGGATGCAACCAAGGGGTAGAGATCGTATTCGAATCGTTGGCTCGACCAAACGCAAACATCTTGCTCCCACGTCCCGTTTTCCCTCACTACGACGCTCGTGCTACTTACAGTGGTCTCGAGGTTCGCAAGTTCGATCTTCTTCCCGACAAAGAATGGGAGATTGATCTCCAAGGCATCGAAGCCATTGCAGACGAGAACACTGTGGCCATTGTTGTAATTAACCCAAACAACCCATGTGGAAACGTCTACTCTCACCACCATCTCCAAAAG GTCGCAGAGACGGCTCGGAAGCTGGGAATAATGGTGATCACAGACGAAGTGTACAACCAGACTATATTCGGAGACAATCCTGTCGTACCAATGGCCAAGTTTGCATCGATTGTCCCTGTGTTGACCCTGGGAGGCATATCTAAAGGATGGGTTGTTCCTGGATGGAAGATTGGCTGGATCGCCTTGAATGATCCCGAGGGAGTTTTCGAGTCCACCAAT GTGGCTCAGTCCATCAGACAGAATCTTGAAATAACTCCTGATCCTTCCACTATAATTCAG GCTGCACTTCCTGAGATCCTGGAGAAAACGGATAAAAGTTTCTTTGCAAAGAAGAACAAGATACTCAAACATAATGTCGAGTTGGTGTGTCATTGGCTCAAGGACATCCCCTGCGTCATCTGTCCCAAGAAACCCGCGTCTTGCACATATCTATTG ACAAAACTGGAGCTCTCGTTGTTGGAGGATATCAAAGATGACACTGATTTCTGCGTGAAGCTGGCTAGAGAAGAAAACCTCGTGTTTCTGCCAG gagaGGCTTTGGGGTTGAAGAACTGGATGAGGATAACCATCGGAGTGGATGCCCATATGCTCGAGGATGCACTTGAGAGACTCAAGGGTTTCTGTACACGTCATGCCAGGAAGACATACATAAACTAA